In one Candidatus Lokiarchaeota archaeon genomic region, the following are encoded:
- a CDS encoding PAS domain S-box protein, translating to MSNETRRYRPIAKANMASLREIMENQALPAAEIDTDFRLIWANKSGRKLIGVSNDTIEEGITLNQFVPKEYRDLTNRALMRIAQDNAAPSLSLRVIRPNGVNIPVEASAQRIIDDGSLVGFLLYAVDMSQWEHKTLDTPNSNLLELVVEYSPSGIVVLDENYTFEYVNARLCNILGRTRAEIIGHDFREFLHPDSITLVSDRYARRQRGEDVPTTYEFKIVREDGTIRDVEITSATMKDEDNSIRTVAQILDITGKKQSEQALYESERRYRSLVEGMVSGLGMDDADGQIVYANQALASMLGYSLDDLLGMNGADILHGHSRDDEIERKRRRRQGEIDHYEADLLRADGDLLPVLISASPLHGSDGEYLGSVAIFTDISELKEKEAEARFLLDLLLHDIGNQLQLIIAGTGFCDPETHPDMVDEGRQYVLDGAKRCLEIISKIRQSETGKSTSSPTVDFSSIVVSQVNILRNQYDVEVELDGFEQEIPLVADKAVSSLVWNLLENAVKHNPHKNKKIWVEGFREGSTFVFKIADNGIGMKEEGKKELFELGRQFGGVGLYLVRRLAAKYGAHLSVCDRIKGNPGEGLEVSIRFKSAKQMLK from the coding sequence ATGTCAAATGAAACGCGTCGTTACAGACCGATTGCTAAAGCCAATATGGCGAGTCTACGAGAAATCATGGAGAATCAGGCGCTTCCAGCCGCCGAGATTGATACCGATTTCAGACTAATCTGGGCAAACAAATCCGGTAGAAAACTCATTGGAGTCAGTAACGATACAATAGAAGAAGGAATCACACTCAACCAGTTCGTTCCCAAGGAATACCGCGATTTGACAAATCGTGCATTGATGCGAATTGCACAGGACAATGCAGCCCCATCACTTTCTCTGCGAGTGATACGTCCCAATGGTGTGAATATCCCCGTGGAAGCTTCTGCTCAAAGAATCATAGATGATGGTTCGTTGGTTGGTTTCCTTTTGTATGCTGTAGATATGTCCCAGTGGGAACACAAGACCTTGGATACCCCCAATAGCAATCTGCTTGAACTGGTCGTCGAGTATTCTCCCTCAGGCATTGTTGTGCTTGATGAAAACTATACCTTCGAATATGTTAACGCACGTCTTTGCAATATTCTGGGCCGTACTCGGGCTGAGATTATAGGACATGATTTCAGAGAATTTCTGCATCCTGATAGCATAACTCTTGTCTCAGACAGATATGCACGCCGACAACGCGGGGAAGATGTTCCAACCACGTACGAATTCAAAATAGTGAGAGAGGATGGAACTATCAGAGATGTAGAAATAACAAGTGCAACAATGAAAGACGAGGATAACTCGATACGAACTGTCGCTCAGATTCTTGATATCACCGGCAAGAAACAAAGTGAACAAGCTCTCTATGAAAGCGAACGAAGATACCGCTCTCTTGTGGAAGGCATGGTTTCCGGTCTCGGAATGGATGATGCTGATGGACAAATCGTGTACGCGAACCAAGCTCTTGCTTCAATGCTAGGGTATTCCCTAGATGACCTTCTGGGAATGAATGGAGCAGACATTCTTCATGGTCATTCCAGAGACGATGAAATCGAACGGAAGCGACGCAGAAGACAGGGTGAGATTGACCACTACGAAGCTGATTTGCTGAGAGCTGACGGTGATTTATTGCCTGTTCTCATTTCAGCATCTCCTCTTCATGGTTCTGACGGTGAATACTTGGGTAGCGTGGCCATATTCACTGACATTTCTGAGCTTAAGGAGAAAGAAGCAGAGGCACGATTTCTTCTTGATTTGTTACTGCATGACATCGGAAACCAGCTTCAGTTGATTATAGCTGGTACTGGCTTCTGCGATCCGGAAACCCATCCAGATATGGTGGATGAAGGGCGGCAATATGTGCTGGATGGCGCTAAGAGATGTTTGGAGATAATCTCCAAGATTCGGCAATCCGAGACTGGTAAAAGCACCTCTTCCCCTACAGTAGATTTCTCTTCAATTGTTGTATCACAAGTCAATATCTTAAGGAATCAGTATGACGTCGAAGTTGAACTAGACGGGTTCGAGCAGGAAATCCCACTTGTAGCTGATAAAGCCGTATCCAGTTTGGTCTGGAATCTTCTTGAGAATGCTGTGAAACATAATCCCCACAAGAACAAGAAAATATGGGTCGAAGGATTTAGAGAAGGATCTACGTTCGTTTTCAAGATAGCTGATAATGGTATTGGGATGAAAGAAGAGGGAAAGAAAGAGCTCTTTGAGTTAGGCAGGCAATTTGGAGGTGTTGGACTGTATCTAGTAAGACGGCTGGCAGCCAAATACGGTGCTCATCTTTCTGTTTGTGACAGAATAAAAGGAAATCCTGGTGAAGGCTTGGAGGTTTCTATACGGTTTAAATCGGCAAAACAGATGTTGAAATGA
- a CDS encoding 4Fe-4S dicluster domain-containing protein, which yields MDRKREAGIPKKKGSSILKKALAIDNSRCTGCRNCELACSVEHTQTFNPRRSRIQVLKKEKRDIIMPVVCLQCENPLCQEACPTGAIHRNEEEILTVNPNSCIGCGNCVNACIYGGIAIDPITLKAIKCDLCGGNPACVEACEYDAISVVTLDGDGLRERAQGVGDLAKKYGLVREEA from the coding sequence ATTGACAGAAAGAGAGAGGCGGGAATACCCAAAAAAAAGGGGTCGTCAATACTGAAAAAAGCTCTAGCTATCGACAACAGTCGCTGCACGGGTTGTAGGAACTGCGAACTTGCGTGTTCTGTTGAGCATACTCAAACGTTCAATCCGAGGCGTTCACGCATTCAAGTTCTAAAAAAGGAGAAGAGAGACATCATTATGCCAGTGGTTTGTCTCCAATGCGAGAATCCACTGTGTCAAGAAGCATGTCCAACTGGAGCAATCCATCGTAACGAAGAAGAAATTCTTACGGTGAATCCAAACAGCTGTATTGGATGTGGGAATTGTGTCAACGCGTGCATTTACGGAGGTATTGCGATAGACCCCATTACCCTCAAAGCGATAAAGTGTGATTTATGTGGAGGAAACCCTGCATGCGTAGAAGCATGTGAGTATGATGCCATCAGCGTGGTCACATTAGACGGTGATGGGCTAAGAGAGCGAGCACAAGGAGTAGGCGACCTAGCCAAGAAATATGGTTTGGTACGGGAGGAGGCCTGA
- a CDS encoding aldehyde ferredoxin oxidoreductase, with protein sequence MGFRYKGYAGKYLDVDLDKGKVHIKDMEEEWALLYLGGTGISSKILWDRTGPETHPLSPDNILIVGTGPLTGSMFSPSGRFMFSGMSPQTGIWAESHSGGFFGPEMKYAGFDFIILNGRSPNPVYLYLNDGDAELKDASDMWGRETDTTTDMIREQHKDPSIETATIGPAGENGVLYGCIIVDYYRAAGRTGLGTVMGSKNVKAIAASGALGLEAHDMDAYLEANEEELAKVNDELWESSIASLRKYGTTDLVAMINEIGRLPTKNHWTGFYEDADDIGPEVIANKYRINQEACYGCGIGCKYVFRVKEGRFSRGPTGGPEYETLMAFGSNCLNNDIESIFHLGTRCDLLGMDTISAGKTIGFAMELWEKGIIDEEDTGGLDLSWGNVDAMIQLVEMIASREGFGELLSKGTRQAAKAIGNDAWKYAVHVKGLEASGQDPRAHQSVGLTYATNVRGADHLRSLSSLEELGYPEVINARFGKEKFEEISKITSPVHKGEVIKDIEDLYALVDSAVICKYGTMWPPIYYFDTFTNVIPPLTGMSQWGDPEFVRTAAERICHLRRAYNHRLGITREQETLPRRLLKEPMPTGPAKGGLPDLDYMLDEYYELRGCDKETGLPKKDKLRELGLEYVYHDLARRGMMQSY encoded by the coding sequence ATGGGATTTAGATACAAAGGATATGCGGGTAAATACCTCGACGTGGATCTTGACAAAGGTAAGGTCCACATCAAGGACATGGAAGAAGAGTGGGCCCTTTTGTATCTGGGCGGTACTGGTATTTCATCAAAGATACTATGGGATAGAACAGGTCCAGAGACACATCCGCTTTCACCTGATAATATCCTGATTGTAGGTACCGGACCCCTAACAGGAAGCATGTTCTCACCTTCAGGGCGGTTCATGTTCTCAGGAATGAGTCCACAGACAGGGATATGGGCTGAAAGCCATTCTGGAGGCTTCTTCGGTCCTGAGATGAAATACGCTGGATTCGATTTCATCATACTCAATGGTCGTTCACCAAACCCTGTATACCTGTATCTCAATGATGGCGACGCGGAGCTCAAAGATGCGTCAGACATGTGGGGGCGGGAAACAGACACTACAACGGATATGATTCGTGAACAACACAAGGATCCGTCGATTGAGACTGCCACCATCGGCCCAGCTGGTGAGAATGGAGTCCTCTATGGATGTATCATAGTCGATTATTACAGAGCTGCCGGACGTACAGGACTCGGAACTGTGATGGGCTCGAAGAATGTTAAGGCAATCGCGGCCAGTGGTGCTCTAGGTCTAGAAGCACATGATATGGATGCATATCTGGAAGCCAATGAGGAAGAACTGGCGAAGGTCAACGACGAGCTGTGGGAGAGCTCAATCGCGTCCTTGCGTAAGTATGGTACCACCGACCTAGTTGCGATGATTAATGAAATAGGCAGGTTGCCTACCAAGAATCACTGGACTGGGTTCTATGAAGATGCTGATGATATTGGGCCAGAAGTAATCGCAAATAAGTATCGAATCAATCAAGAAGCCTGTTATGGCTGTGGAATAGGTTGCAAGTATGTCTTTCGTGTTAAAGAGGGGAGGTTCTCTCGGGGACCAACAGGTGGGCCAGAGTATGAAACACTCATGGCTTTTGGCAGCAACTGTTTGAATAACGACATAGAATCCATCTTCCACTTGGGAACGCGATGTGACCTACTGGGCATGGATACGATTTCTGCGGGCAAGACGATTGGTTTCGCAATGGAGCTCTGGGAAAAAGGCATCATTGACGAAGAAGACACAGGTGGATTAGATCTTTCATGGGGCAACGTTGATGCGATGATTCAACTTGTGGAGATGATTGCTAGTCGGGAAGGTTTTGGTGAACTTCTTTCAAAAGGCACTCGACAAGCCGCAAAGGCAATAGGTAATGATGCGTGGAAATATGCAGTTCATGTCAAGGGGTTAGAAGCATCGGGACAAGATCCGCGTGCACATCAGTCGGTTGGACTCACGTACGCGACCAATGTGAGGGGTGCGGATCATCTGAGAAGTCTGTCAAGCTTGGAAGAACTGGGGTATCCTGAAGTTATCAATGCCAGATTTGGAAAGGAGAAATTCGAAGAAATCAGCAAAATAACATCTCCCGTGCACAAAGGTGAGGTTATCAAAGATATCGAAGACCTGTACGCACTGGTTGACTCAGCAGTCATTTGCAAATACGGTACAATGTGGCCGCCAATATACTACTTCGACACCTTCACCAATGTGATTCCCCCCTTAACTGGAATGAGCCAGTGGGGAGACCCTGAATTTGTTAGAACAGCGGCCGAACGGATATGTCATCTCAGAAGGGCATACAACCACAGGCTCGGAATAACTCGCGAACAAGAAACACTCCCAAGAAGATTGCTCAAGGAGCCCATGCCCACAGGACCTGCGAAAGGTGGTCTTCCTGATTTGGATTACATGCTCGATGAATACTATGAGCTGAGAGGATGTGACAAAGAAACAGGACTACCGAAAAAGGACAAACTCCGCGAACTTGGACTCGAGTATGTATATCATGACCTTGCCAGGCGAGGAATGATGCAAAGCTACTAG
- a CDS encoding 4Fe-4S dicluster domain-containing protein, with protein sequence MAVLKTNVGDLELRNPVLTAAGPNSRSGNVLLEAARGGAGGLVAKTVSMEAAEVPKPNIAAIRRGIRGSKQGLLNAELWSEKPLEDWLRVEYSRALEAELPLIASIGYTPEEVAKIAPQVEEVGVHGIEFSTHYVGGHEEIAKTLNEAVDIPIFAKLSPKVDVAEVAKSVEPYVDGIVAINTYGPCLHIDIETGRPLLGSDDGYGWMSGAALKPIALRCVADISQAVDIPVIGVGGVTSGEDAIEYFMAGASAIEVCTAAILGGPQVYGKIVEEIDEWLNAHNYDSVLDIHGMALQEIERATPQQPPVVDIDTCTFCRLCERTCVYDAISVSREDGDVRISPEKCQQCGMCISVCPVRALSFE encoded by the coding sequence ATGGCGGTACTGAAAACCAACGTGGGAGATTTAGAGCTCAGGAATCCAGTCTTAACAGCTGCTGGACCCAATTCGCGAAGCGGAAATGTGCTTCTCGAAGCGGCACGGGGTGGTGCTGGTGGACTCGTCGCAAAGACAGTAAGTATGGAAGCAGCTGAGGTGCCAAAACCAAATATCGCAGCTATTCGAAGGGGTATTCGTGGTTCTAAACAAGGACTACTCAATGCTGAATTATGGAGTGAGAAACCACTTGAAGACTGGTTGCGGGTAGAATACTCGAGGGCACTAGAAGCAGAGCTCCCGTTGATAGCGAGTATTGGATATACGCCGGAAGAAGTAGCCAAGATAGCGCCCCAAGTAGAAGAAGTAGGAGTTCATGGCATAGAATTCAGTACCCATTATGTTGGAGGGCATGAGGAAATCGCCAAGACACTAAATGAAGCAGTGGACATTCCAATCTTTGCCAAGCTGAGTCCAAAGGTAGACGTGGCAGAAGTAGCAAAATCAGTTGAACCATACGTAGACGGGATTGTTGCAATCAACACCTACGGACCTTGTCTCCATATAGATATTGAAACAGGCAGACCGCTTCTCGGAAGTGATGATGGTTATGGATGGATGAGTGGTGCAGCTCTGAAACCGATAGCCCTTCGATGTGTCGCAGATATTTCACAAGCGGTAGATATCCCGGTTATTGGGGTTGGAGGAGTAACTAGTGGGGAGGATGCCATCGAGTACTTCATGGCAGGAGCATCAGCGATTGAAGTCTGTACAGCGGCTATACTCGGTGGTCCTCAGGTTTATGGAAAGATAGTTGAGGAAATCGACGAATGGCTGAATGCACACAACTACGATTCGGTTTTGGATATTCATGGAATGGCTCTACAGGAAATCGAGAGAGCGACTCCACAACAACCTCCAGTTGTAGATATTGATACCTGCACGTTCTGTAGATTGTGTGAAAGAACCTGTGTATACGATGCAATCTCTGTCAGTCGAGAAGATGGTGATGTCCGTATTTCACCAGAGAAATGCCAGCAATGTGGAATGTGTATTTCCGTTTGCCCGGTACGGGCGCTGAGTTTCGAGTAG
- a CDS encoding M24 family metallopeptidase gives MLEDLDKLMEDRDIDALIAKGNAFEIPDIFWLTGFRSPDSIIYFKQHDQDGVVAAAANTLERIKKQSFIEATYDLTETYTEMMKEGKRPSNEPKQIFGEIFDKLFDGDVVGVPNHLPSNALVALQEIGLDIKVVPNLLKNGRATKNADEIKAIRKAGEATVAAFKEIVQTIKDAEIGENSRLMSEGKPLTVRDIKLELEHALLDRRAELAEDSIVAVGQKGFDWHYLGNLDDVLKAGEPIIIDVFPRLKEDRYVADVTRTIVKGEVDDELQAMFDAVVDALHAVEDTLAAGAMIDEDVNMACYKTLEKHGFKSSRLDPEAKEGMTHGLGHGIGLEVHEYPFLYDRESAFESGNVVAIEPGVYIESVGGVRIENDYVVTDQGAERLTTGLDDLLFL, from the coding sequence TTGCTCGAAGACTTGGACAAACTAATGGAAGACCGTGATATTGATGCACTTATTGCCAAAGGAAACGCATTCGAAATTCCAGATATCTTCTGGTTAACAGGATTTCGCTCCCCTGATTCAATCATTTACTTCAAACAACATGATCAAGATGGCGTTGTTGCAGCTGCAGCGAATACACTGGAGCGAATCAAAAAGCAAAGCTTCATTGAAGCAACCTATGACCTCACTGAGACCTACACAGAGATGATGAAAGAGGGCAAAAGACCATCAAACGAACCAAAACAAATCTTTGGCGAGATTTTCGACAAACTCTTTGATGGCGATGTTGTAGGTGTACCAAACCACTTGCCCAGTAATGCATTGGTTGCGCTGCAAGAAATCGGTTTGGATATCAAGGTAGTCCCAAATCTGCTGAAGAACGGACGTGCAACCAAGAACGCCGACGAAATCAAGGCAATACGAAAAGCTGGTGAAGCTACGGTTGCAGCCTTCAAGGAAATAGTACAAACTATCAAGGATGCTGAGATAGGTGAGAATAGTAGATTGATGTCTGAAGGGAAGCCGCTTACAGTACGTGACATCAAGTTAGAGCTTGAACACGCACTCCTGGATCGCAGGGCGGAGTTGGCCGAGGATTCCATTGTTGCTGTTGGTCAGAAAGGATTCGATTGGCACTATCTTGGCAATCTAGACGATGTTCTGAAAGCAGGTGAACCTATCATTATTGATGTGTTCCCCCGACTCAAAGAGGATAGATACGTGGCGGATGTAACCCGAACTATAGTGAAAGGCGAGGTTGATGATGAACTGCAAGCGATGTTCGATGCCGTCGTGGATGCACTACATGCTGTTGAGGATACCCTTGCGGCAGGAGCAATGATTGACGAGGATGTGAATATGGCTTGCTATAAGACACTAGAAAAACATGGCTTCAAGTCATCTCGCTTGGACCCTGAAGCCAAAGAGGGGATGACACATGGCCTGGGTCACGGAATCGGTCTTGAAGTTCATGAATATCCTTTCCTCTATGACCGCGAAAGCGCGTTTGAATCAGGGAATGTTGTAGCAATAGAACCTGGTGTATACATCGAATCAGTGGGCGGCGTTCGGATTGAGAATGATTACGTTGTTACTGATCAGGGAGCGGAACGCCTAACCACCGGACTTGACGATTTATTGTTCCTGTAA
- a CDS encoding MoaD family protein has protein sequence MAKVTVKLFATVREAAGTGTVEMTADTIDDLIRKLKQKFGARFQEVAIDEESGRLKRFYSCMINGKRIELLDGYNTHLEDGDRVAVFPPVGGGTSLVQRSME, from the coding sequence ATGGCGAAAGTGACAGTCAAACTCTTTGCTACGGTTCGAGAAGCAGCAGGTACCGGAACTGTAGAGATGACAGCAGATACCATCGATGACCTCATCCGGAAGCTGAAGCAGAAATTTGGGGCGCGGTTCCAAGAGGTTGCAATTGATGAGGAAAGCGGACGCCTCAAACGTTTCTATTCATGCATGATAAACGGGAAAAGAATCGAGCTTCTCGATGGGTATAATACTCACCTCGAGGATGGTGACCGTGTCGCTGTATTCCCACCGGTAGGCGGTGGAACATCTCTAGTACAAAGAAGCATGGAGTGA